TGTTTTGGTCATCCACAGCAAGCTACTGTAAGCTCGGGTCTATCCTATTTGATTATTTTGAGATGTTTCTAGAACTTGACTGGAGTCCACTTGAGGCAGATTCAGTTGATTGAACATGATTTAGAATGCCACACACTGATTATACAGTCCCCCATATCACAATGCATGCCATGGTCAATAACGTATTCTTTTGTAAAGCTTGATGATTGCAGCCTCATACTATAGGGTGCTTCTCACGTTTACAGCTAAATGCAATGATGGAGTGGTTTCAGGAACAAGGCTCTGAATATCCTTTAAAAGGCTCAGCCAAAGCCCAGGCTTGAGCCCATAGAACATCTGTGGAAAGGCCTTAAGATTAAAGATGACAAACATTCAATATCCTGTCTGATAAAGCTTGagagtattaaataaatactaaatactttTCAGTGTCATTgtatcttgaatcttgaattttttGTATCATTTTTCTTATCTTAAACCAGTGGTTTTCAGGGTTTGATAACCAAGTTTAACAGGAAGCATAAATCCAAGTCATGACACTATCTAGACCACTTGACCGATGACCtcgtatgttttggatcatgagccgACCCTTTCTTCCTCCACATTTTGGCCTTTCCAGTTTGCTAGAGGTTAATCTTGGTTTCAAAACATTTGTGGCCTTTCTCTTTACTTCTTTATGAATTCCAATCTAGGCTTGGGTTCTTACTGCTGATAAGAGGTCTGCATCTTTTTGTTGATGTTACACTGTTGTTTTTCACACGTCTCACAACCTGTTTGATGTCTGATTGTTAGTACTCCAGCTGTTTCACAAAGTTCTTGTATTGCCCGGTGCTTGTGCAGTGGCTGTGATGGATTTTCACTGTTTTCTCAGCTTGCatttctcccatagacagcttGCTGGACTTCATGTTagttttatcctttttttgCAGGGCTCAAACCAAAAGTAACATTTCCGAgctattgtttattatttaaagctGCTATTTAGCAAATTTAACAGGACACACCTGTGCAACAAGAAACACCCGTCATTGACATGTTCCattatttgttatataaagGAGCCATGTTCTGAGGTGTTTAACACATATAGATTTAAATTTcatgaaatgaaagctgaaattagCATTAGTTTTTTAATGTCACCACATTGTTCACTCTGAAATATGGATTTGATTAATAACCAAAATGCCctgataaatattttagttgACCACATTTCAGGTGACCAGGTTTAGCTGGTCATTTTAAGCAGATAATCAGATTACTACCACAGTTTACaaacctctctctgtctctctcttcatgtAGGCTTGTtcaatgtgtgttgtgtaaagtAATCAGTATTTCTTATTGAAACATAAATATCCAGAGATTAACTAataatgttatgttttttttttacacataccTCTGGCAAGTCAATAAAATGCTAATACTTGcatttttaaccctttttacttaaaaaaaaaaaaaataataaatttccACCTGTTTTTGGCATACCTATTGTAAAATCTGAATATATTTGTGTTGTCACCCTCCACAGTAGGGGTTAATGgatcatatgaaagtagacacttagGGCTTTAAGTTCCAgtttttcttatcttttttcCAACTAGGTTTaaatctgaactttttttttaccaattgtgtacagtgttttgCTATCACTAAAATTTTCTTGTACTGTCCATTTTCTCTCTGTACCAGTGTTATTGTGGACAGGTGTGAATTGTTTGCCCTGCTTACTAGCATATAAATACTGTCATAACACTTTACATACAGAAACctaacagtgtcctgactaatcttATACATAACAGATTTGAAGCAATAGCATAATTGAAAAATAGCATGATTGAAAATgactaataaattaattttcattttcttgttGGAATGGAATACTGCAAGAAAAGATTACATGAAACCACTGACACAAATAGAAAAGGCCTTTGCTTGCAAGTCAATAAATCCTTTgaactaataaaataattactcaCAGGCCCTGGCTCTGCATTTAACCATGCCTTGGTGGCCAGTGCAAAAACAAGCTCATAAACAGCATAAACAAACTAAAGAACATGAACTTGAGTTAGATTCTGAATGACTGTCCTGATCCAGACAAAACGTTCCGGGATGGCTTCTTTCCTCTGTAATGAGTTATGGCATGGTtactcctgctgctgctgatttGATGATGTTACTGCCGAGGCGAACACATTACCACAACTgtacacattacacatcatttacacacaccagAAACACCTCGCCTTAAGCCATGAATTCATTCTAAGACTCATGTCAAAAACGACTTAAGTCAAATAAACCCTTTAAAAACGCCTGACACCCCATAACATTGCTAATAATTTTAATTGATGCTAATGTAAAGACTAATCAGACTCTTCCCTACAGACTCAAGATTGCTCTCACTGTTGCTAACCTCTAATCGTGTAATTTCCATCAGAGAGCTAACTAAAATATAATTATCACAGGAAAAAATACTGCTAATGACAGAGGAAAAATTCCTGAACAACCCGCAGCTCACACACTGGACAAGCTGAATATTTGCCACACTTAGAGTTCATGTACCTTGGCTGAATTTGGGCTGGATATCAAGAAGATCCAAAGTGGGTTTATTCCAATTTCTGTCTTTATACAGAAAACAAGAACTCTCTGAAAAGATTAACTGTGATAGGAATGTGAAAAATATAACAAACGAGTGCAGCagtgcaaaaagaaaaataaatcactataaTTAAATGCAGGCACAGGCAAGAAACTCACAGCAAATGATTCGAAAACAAGACGTTTTATGTTTGATGACTTcgagtttattttaaatgaaaaatagtGTTCAATTTCCCATTTGGGCAGCTGGTTTGAGCTCACATCCACTCattctcacactttctctcactctttaaaaaaatattaaatgaactGAATGTTAATAACGTGAATTTACACATTTCAATCTGTGTAAACTGAACTTTGAGCTAATGTTGGTGGCCATGGTTGAgtctattaaaaaaattctgCTTGCACTGAATGGGAAATGCCAACTCTTTGGCCTCTCAGGAGGAGATCTCCAGCCAAGGTAAGGTTCTCTTTTTCATGCCAGTATAGCTTCAGCTCTGGTGGTAGGTCTTTTCTCTGGCCACTCAGTCTGAAGGTACCATGAGTTTCACCCAAATGGGATCtactttgtattgattttctATCTGTTTTTGTCTTACTTCCGTTGCTGAAAGGCtttaaaacactttattacTAAACACTTTGACATTGGCCATATTGTCTTTCTCCTTCGTCTGTAAATATGTGTGAAAAGGCTGTTTGGTGAGGTATGACTGTTTTGTGTCTTTCATCTGCTGTGTTCAGTTTCCTTGGCCACTACGTCTACGCTCATTAACACCACCAGTTTctctgttttaaatcctgaaACCCCAGTCTGCTTTGAGATCTGTTCCTGGGAGAGGTCTTGCTGATGTAGTAGAACTaccttgtgtcttgttgctgtGGTCAGTCTGGCCATGGAgtatgacctgtgacatgaaactgaCTTCCACAACCTGACCTTAGTACAGAGTTTGATGTTCGTCACCCAGGTTTAAGCTCCTACACAGTTGCTCCTGTTTCACTCAATGACTGGGTTTCAACCTACACATGAAACAGATCATTAGTACCTGCTTGGTGTAATTGGTTAATGAGACACCTGACTCTCATCCTACAGAATCCCTGACTTTCTGCAAGTATAAGAATTGATGCTGGTTTGAAGCCACGTGGTCATCATACCAAGTATAGAATATTTCTTCTGTTCACTCACTTTGCAATTTGTAAAttgataaacacaaacaattaaaatatatacttttgAAAGAAACTGCATTTCTTCACGCCTGTCTAAAAAGGTTGTGCAGATACACAATTCAATCTTAGGAAGTATATCTGTGACATTGTAAACTACTTACAAAATCAATACGTAACTTAGTACAAATTATACTattttactattatattatactattataaagattttgcagattttttttttttttttacaaattgtGTACATACTATGGTAAAGAAATTTTGAATGAATGCATTTACAGTGTATCCATCTTGAATATTAGGCCCATTATGGtggcaattcaattcaatttaaaacaacaaaacaacaacaaatgcaTATTCAGTCACATTGTCATTATCACCATTAACATTATTTGTGAAGTGTCAGACTATTTAAAATCCATCACTACTTACTACCTTTCTGATgtcaaatatttcatttcaatattGCCTTTTcgtcaaaaattaaaaaaaaaaaaaagtgctcaaAATTATAAAACTTTCAGCACTCTTAAACATAAAGATACAAAGTATGGTAATATTTTCAGAATTAACACCACTAATATGGAGGCAGTGTAATATTGCATAGAGACTGTGTAGACACAATGGATTCTCTGTAAGCAGTAAAACCGGCTTCTTTCCTGTTTGAATGCTCTGAAGTCTTTGGAAACTACTCGTGTCAGTAAAACGATTTCCTCACTGTGAATAGTGATGTgtcttctctcctgtgtgaatgcttttGTGTTGAAGGAGATGGTCCTTTCGcttaaaactcttcccacactgtgagcagttatacggcttctctcctgtgtggatGCGCTGGTGTCGTTTAAGATTTCTTGGGTCAGCGAAACTCTTTTCACATTGTGAACAGTGATGTgtcttctctcctgtgtgaatccGCTGGTGTTGTTGAAGTCCACCCTTCTGAATAAAACTCTTTCCACACGCTGAGCAgtgatacggcttctctcctgtgtgaatgcctTTGTGTTGTAGGAGATGATCCTTTCGCTTAAAACTTTTtccacactgtgagcagtgatacggcttctctcctgtgtggatGCGCTGGTGTAACTGAAGTTCAATCTTTTGaacaaaactcttcccacactgtgcGCAGTGATGTGacttctctcctgtgtggatGCGGTAGTGTCGTTTAAGATTTCTTGGGTCAGTGAAACTCTTTTCACATTGTGAACAGTGATGCgtcttctctcctgtgtgaatgagcTGGTGTTGTTGAAGAGCACTCTTCTGAATAAAACTCTTTCCACACGCTGAGCAgtgatacggcttctctcctgtgtgaatatGGTAGTGTTGTTTGAGATAACTCTGGTGAGAGAAACTTTTtccacactgtgagcagtgatacggcttctctcctgtgtggatGCGCTGATGTAACCGAAGTTCAACTTTTTGAATAAAACTCTTTCCACATTGTGAACAGTGATGCGGCTTTTCTCCTGTGTGGATGCGCCGGTGTCGTCTAAGGTTGCTCGGGTCAGTAAAACCTTTTCCACACTGTGAGCACAGATAcagcttctctcctgtgtgaatgcgctggtgttgTTGAAGATTATCCTGATgagtaaaactcttcccacactgtgagcagtgatacggcttctctcctgtgtgaatgcgctggtgttgTTGGAAATGACTATGTTGAGAGAAACATTTtccacactgtgagcagtgatacggcttctctcctgtgtggatGAGTTGGTGTCGTTGAAGATTACCCTGATGACGAAACCTCTTTCCACACTGTGTGCActgatacggcttctctcccgtgtgaatgcgctggtgtcgTTGTACAGAACTCTGATCAGCAAAACTCTTTCCACACTGTGAGCAGGGATACGGCTTCTCTccggtgtgaatgcgctggtgttgTTGAAGATGACTCTGATGATTAAAAGTCTTtccacactgtgagcagtgatgaAGCTTTTCTCCTGCATGAATGCGCTGGTGTTGTTGAAGATGATCCTTCCGATTAAAACTCTTTCCACATTGTGTGCAGTGATGTGACTTGACTCCTTTGTGAATGTTTTGGTGTCGTTGGAGATTACCCAGATGAGTAAATCTTTTTCCACAGTCTGAGCAGTGATGAATTTCCTTATGAATTTCTTTGTGAGAAGTGTCCAAACTGAGAGTATCAGATGATGCTTGCTGACATCTGGGACCTTCTGTGGGCATCTGAACCTCATATTTAATCTGTCCCGACTCCTGCAGTTTTAAATATTCCTCGTAGTGGCATCTCTTCATGTGTTTGTCCAGGTAAATTTGAGATGTATAGGAAACTGTGCACAAGGAGCAGGAGAAGACTGGCAACAGCACATCACTTAGTTCTGAAGaattcaaagaaaaaaatacataatcaGCAACTGAACATTTAATGCAAACATATTACAACACTATCGTTGGAAACTTTGCCAAtgtaaagaagaaataaaatgttttgagGTTAAGTAAAAACATTATCaacattataattaaaattacaaACACCACAAGAGAATATTAATGTACAGTAAGCATTTTGAACTTAAGCCACACTTACAAGCATATGAATTTCACTACATTAGAAAATGTCGAACAAAacagcatttattttaaagaaagataACATAAGCACTCTTTTCAAGCAAAACATTTtccaaatttaaaaaaaaaaatagagctgCAAGCTGCAGTGAAAGGGCCAAGCACCTCAAGGCAACTAGGCAGACAAGTCAGTCTATGGACACATGGCTGTTTAAAGCTGTTTATCAGTATAGCATCCTAAAGTGACCAAACTCCACTAAACCTTATGGTAAGCATGTACAATGAACCACCACACTGCATTTTCCTTTAAGGCACTTTCAAGTTCATGGTGAGTTTGTGGGTACACTGCTGCCATATTCATATATCCTAAAGACAATTGTCTAAAGAGGTATTTCACAAAACCTCATAATGGGCCATAACTGAGGATGTT
This DNA window, taken from Hemibagrus wyckioides isolate EC202008001 linkage group LG06, SWU_Hwy_1.0, whole genome shotgun sequence, encodes the following:
- the LOC131354754 gene encoding zinc finger protein ZFP2-like, which codes for MSSAGGRQHSSRKASAPDSACSQLCEDMKTETSDGGTECIVEKEENLELSISNHGNDFTKTPDVKISIKEEEADDKDFLYCEVCQSFFFNKCEVHGPAVFIPDAPVPMGVTDRARQTLPSGLEIQKSGIPDAGLGVFNKGESVPVGAHFGPYQGELVDREEAMNSGYSWVIYISRQYEEYIDAKRDMHANWMRYVNCAPRVGEQNLVAFQYRGSILYRCCRPIHPGQELLLWYEENYARDLGPTFHHFWNKKCSSKELSDVLLPVFSCSLCTVSYTSQIYLDKHMKRCHYEEYLKLQESGQIKYEVQMPTEGPRCQQASSDTLSLDTSHKEIHKEIHHCSDCGKRFTHLGNLQRHQNIHKGVKSHHCTQCGKSFNRKDHLQQHQRIHAGEKLHHCSQCGKTFNHQSHLQQHQRIHTGEKPYPCSQCGKSFADQSSVQRHQRIHTGEKPYQCTQCGKRFRHQGNLQRHQLIHTGEKPYHCSQCGKCFSQHSHFQQHQRIHTGEKPYHCSQCGKSFTHQDNLQQHQRIHTGEKLYLCSQCGKGFTDPSNLRRHRRIHTGEKPHHCSQCGKSFIQKVELRLHQRIHTGEKPYHCSQCGKSFSHQSYLKQHYHIHTGEKPYHCSACGKSFIQKSALQQHQLIHTGEKTHHCSQCEKSFTDPRNLKRHYRIHTGEKSHHCAQCGKSFVQKIELQLHQRIHTGEKPYHCSQCGKSFKRKDHLLQHKGIHTGEKPYHCSACGKSFIQKGGLQQHQRIHTGEKTHHCSQCEKSFADPRNLKRHQRIHTGEKPYNCSQCGKSFKRKDHLLQHKSIHTGEKTHHYSQ